The Salminus brasiliensis chromosome 4, fSalBra1.hap2, whole genome shotgun sequence nucleotide sequence GCATCCGCGGCGCCAGTTCTGGTTTGAAACGTGGGGTGGGTGTGTGGACAAAGCTGAAGCAGAAACTCACGGATTCCAGTGTTCTTTAGAAATCCGGTACAGGCTGGCGAACATGATGGGCAGAATGACGTTGGAGTTCTCCTCGATAAGACTCATGATGTACTCGTTATTCCAGTAGTACAGAGCCCTCTCcgccacctacacacacacacaaaggcggTCAATGCTAAAACTAATTCTagatttataaatattaattaaaccAATAATAGATGAAGAGCACCAGATGTTGAACCTAGAGGATCTTTTTAGaaatctgctgctactgatgtatttagtctgcgTGTATCAAATATTGTGATGTAGGATTTTCACCATGTCGCTCATCCCTAAATGAAACCCACCTGGAAGTGTGGGCTGGACACGCATCTGGAGATCTGCTTGAAAAGCGGCTCCTGGATCTTCACAAACTGCGTGGGCTCAATCACATCCAAGATCTCCTCCAGCTCTCCCAAGAACATCACCTACACAAACACAGGCACACAGGTTAACATCCCACCATCCAGCCAGCATTAGGTCTGTATACTACTCAACAGTTTGGGGACAGCTTGTGTCCCTTTGAAAGGTTCTTAGTAAAaatcagctcagttcagttctgcaAGCAAAAGGTTTAGAGCATCCCGACCGGGTCTGAGCGTACCTCTTTTTGACTGCACGTCTTTGGCCAGAACTTGAGAAGGCCTCTAATGACctgcaaagaaaaaaagggggggatTCATACCGGAATAATGTTACAATCATTagtcacactgcagattcatactggattaaaagcaCTGCACAATTACTACAGTCCGACTGTAAAACCAAtccactacagattcatactggacagCTTaagactgtcaaaaaaaaaactgcactgcAAATTCATAACGCACAGTTATCACTAATCTCCTAATAGACAGAACTTGGGCAGGTGCAGCTAACCCGGCTCTGCTGCAGTGCAGAGACTGAAAGGAAACTGGAGCGTCAGGCAGAGCAGGTGTGCAGGATAAACCCAGctgaacagaaagctgaaacACTTACTGGTTCTGTTAATGTTGGGTCTTTCTCTAGGAACTGTACAATACAATACGCCAACTGCAAACAAAGCACAAACACAACGGCATCAGTGAGAGCGGGTCATCGTTCTGGACACCCGCTCAACAAACCTGCAGCCCTGAGATACGGCCATAGGTTCACACAggacagcacaaacacacactgaattcatactggaaCAACATCTTCTTACCATCAgactaccaaaaaaaaaaaaaaaaaacaaaagagagaaacccatattatttatatagacagacagacagaccctctacagaaaataaataaatcaaaatcatcaaaatactctgattcatactggattaaaagcaCTGCAGAATTGCTACGGTCAGAATGTAAAACACACATTGCAAATTTATACTGGAAGAACACCATGTTACTATCAGACCAtccaaataataaaatgaaataaacacaGCACTGCAAATTCAGAGTGGAATAACATCCTACTATCAGACTGTCCACAAATCCAccgcaaattcatactggattaaaatcactgcaCAATTAAAACACgacacacactgcagaacactgatcagccactCAGCAGAGATAAAGTAAGGCATTTCTGCCTCACTGCAGTGTCTTTTAATAACCAGTAGGTGGTGCTGTTTACGACTGCTACACATTCAGGGTCTACATAACAGCGCTAGATTTCTCCCTCCGTTACGGCCAATTATCTCGGGTCAAGTACCGTAGCCCTCGTACCTGCgcgtggaagagagagagactcctgACTGTGTGGAGAGGAATCAACACTTTCACCAGGAACTGCTTGTGCTCCGCCTTCAGAGGTAAAGCGAAGCCATTGATGATGCTGCCGAGAGACAGAGTcgatcaatcaatcagtcagacaatcaatcaatcaatgaatCGTGACTGTTCCAATTACATCTGCCAACATACCTTCCCAAAATCTCCAACAACTCGGCTACTCCGTTGAAGTGCTCAGTTTCATAAACAAaactacacagagagagagagattagcatAATATTAGCTTCTATATACAGCATATTTTGCTCTaaagcatcacacacacatttatagaTAAGTGTTACACTGTACAGTTCCcaaaatgctaattggtgtacatagaGATCCATTAttaattagctacattagccttgtagctccaagGGCAAAACTACAGCAAATGTCAActatattcatactggattaacatCCCTGTTACAgaataaaaactacacactgcagattcatactggattacactGCACAGTTTCTGCTACACTACAAAAATTATGcattacagattcatactggattcacaTGATTCCACACGCATTACTGTTACCCTGTAAATACGTACTGGACCCACATCACCCCCCATGTATtactgttccactgtaaaatctACACCCTgcggattcatactggatcctGGCTACACGTGAGTGAGCGCAGTTGGAGGGTGTGGAAGACGTCGCCTCACCGtagaaaaatattatttatctgTTTTCGTATAAAAGCCCTCAACCCCAGGAATTTGCCGTAGATTCTGTGTAAGACTGTCTTCAGATAGTCTCGCTCTCGTGGGTCCTCGCTGTCAAACAGTTCCAGCAGCTGCAGAGAGACAGGAAACAGGTTCAGGAGATGAACGAGGgcgaccgagagagagagagagagggggggggggggtataaagTACAGGCAGACGTCCAGCAGTCACACATCAAACAGCGCTCACCTGTAGGACAAACTTCTGGTCTATGTACTTTTTGGCAATGCTGGGCTGGAACTCCTGACTCTCCAAAAAACGGATGAAGAACTCATACACcagctgtgagagagagagagagagacagagagagagagagagacagagagaaagagagaggggttagaaatgcaccaaataataataaaagaaacgCTAGTGAGCGTGACCGTGAGAAAGTGCAAGTGAGACACAATAAGAGGAATAAAAGGAAGAGCGTGAGAGGAAAGTTTAGAAATCAGAGTAAGAGGCACCAAAAGCGAGAGAGCAAACAAAGACA carries:
- the ppp2r5eb gene encoding protein phosphatase 2, regulatory subunit B', epsilon, whose product is MSSAATTPPSVDKVDGFSRKSVRKAKQKRSQSSSQFRSQGKPIELTPLPLLKDVPAQEQPDLFLKKLQQCCTVFDFMDTLSDLKMKEYKRSTLNELVDYVTVSRGYLTEQAYPEVVKMVSYNIFRTLPPSDSNEFDPEEDEPTLEASWPHLQLVYEFFIRFLESQEFQPSIAKKYIDQKFVLQLLELFDSEDPRERDYLKTVLHRIYGKFLGLRAFIRKQINNIFLRFVYETEHFNGVAELLEILGSIINGFALPLKAEHKQFLVKVLIPLHTVRSLSLFHAQLAYCIVQFLEKDPTLTEPVIRGLLKFWPKTCSQKEVMFLGELEEILDVIEPTQFVKIQEPLFKQISRCVSSPHFQVAERALYYWNNEYIMSLIEENSNVILPIMFASLYRISKEHWNPAIVALVYNVLKAFMEMNSTLFDELTATYKSDRQREKKKEKEREELWKKLEDLELKRGLRSDAIIPT